Proteins from a single region of Chloroherpeton thalassium ATCC 35110:
- a CDS encoding TIGR00730 family Rossman fold protein produces MDMKSICVFCGSNLGGKPEYKEATQAFGKLLARKNIRLIYGGGNVGLMGIIASSVMEAGGEVVGVIPKFLADKELAHTDVSKLHVVGSMHERKALMADLSDGFVALPGGIGTLEEIFEVFTWAQLGLHEKPCAVLNVAGFYDHLYTFLQNTVEMRFMKAPNLDMLILESDAEKMLERMKSYRSPKIEKWIERQSQT; encoded by the coding sequence ATGGATATGAAAAGCATCTGTGTTTTTTGCGGTTCAAATTTAGGAGGAAAGCCGGAATATAAAGAGGCAACGCAAGCGTTTGGAAAATTGCTTGCGCGCAAAAACATTCGGCTTATTTATGGCGGCGGCAATGTCGGCTTGATGGGCATCATTGCGTCATCTGTCATGGAAGCCGGCGGCGAAGTGGTCGGCGTGATTCCGAAGTTTTTGGCCGATAAGGAGCTGGCTCACACCGATGTGAGCAAATTGCACGTCGTCGGGTCGATGCACGAGCGCAAAGCCTTGATGGCCGACCTTTCCGATGGCTTCGTTGCTTTACCAGGCGGCATTGGTACGCTGGAAGAAATTTTCGAGGTGTTTACTTGGGCGCAACTTGGCCTCCACGAAAAACCTTGTGCCGTGCTGAACGTGGCAGGTTTTTACGATCATCTCTACACGTTTTTGCAAAACACCGTCGAGATGCGTTTTATGAAAGCGCCGAATTTGGACATGCTCATTTTGGAATCGGACGCCGAAAAAATGCTCGAACGCATGAAAAGCTATCGCTCGCCGAAAATCGAAAAATGGATAGAGCGCCAGAGTCAAACCTGA